In one window of Tellurirhabdus rosea DNA:
- a CDS encoding MBL fold metallo-hydrolase RNA specificity domain-containing protein translates to MTLKFYGAARTVTGSKHLLTTGRGTRILLDCGLFQGINTDELNQNFGFDPAEIDVVILSHAHIDHAGLLPRLVRMGYTGPIYCTPATADLCRIMLLDSAHIQEKDLQRINERRQRKGRQPLETLYETEDVERTLDLLHPVPYHQPYDLNGGEVTFLFTDTAHILGSAAVSLTIREKNEEKRLFFSGDIGRPNDKILRMPEAFPQADYLICESTYGDKLHEPEPDMKAHLLRIVRETCVERRGKLIIPAFAVDRTQELVYALDQLESADLLPRIDVFIDSPLSVKATGVMKRHEECFNPDILEYIKKDGDAFAFPNLHYVSDVDESKAINERPGPCIIISASGMAEAGRIKHHIKNNIEDSRNTILLVGYCSPNSLGGQLKNGAKEVRIFGETYAVRAEVEVMDSFSAHADYAEMLRYLSCQDPAEVKHVFLVHGEIDRQLIFQHHLEKAGFRHVSIPTPYETVQL, encoded by the coding sequence ATGACACTAAAATTTTACGGTGCTGCCCGAACCGTAACCGGCAGCAAGCACCTCCTCACCACCGGGCGCGGCACCCGCATTCTGCTCGATTGCGGCCTGTTTCAGGGCATCAATACCGACGAACTGAATCAGAATTTCGGCTTTGACCCCGCGGAAATCGACGTGGTCATTCTGTCGCACGCGCACATCGACCATGCCGGTCTGCTGCCTCGCCTCGTCCGGATGGGCTATACGGGGCCGATTTACTGCACGCCCGCCACGGCCGACCTGTGCCGGATCATGCTCCTCGACAGCGCCCATATTCAGGAAAAAGACCTCCAGCGCATCAACGAACGGCGCCAGCGCAAAGGCCGGCAGCCGCTGGAAACGCTGTACGAAACCGAAGACGTCGAGCGAACGCTGGACCTTCTGCACCCGGTTCCCTACCACCAGCCGTACGACCTCAACGGCGGCGAAGTTACCTTTCTGTTTACCGATACGGCTCATATCCTCGGCAGCGCGGCCGTCAGCCTGACCATTCGTGAAAAGAACGAAGAGAAGCGGCTTTTCTTCAGTGGAGACATCGGGCGACCCAACGATAAAATCCTGCGCATGCCCGAGGCGTTTCCGCAGGCCGACTACCTTATCTGCGAATCGACCTACGGCGACAAACTGCACGAGCCGGAACCCGACATGAAAGCCCACCTGCTGCGGATTGTGCGGGAAACCTGCGTGGAGCGCCGGGGTAAGCTGATCATTCCCGCCTTTGCCGTGGACCGCACCCAGGAACTCGTCTACGCCCTCGACCAGCTCGAAAGCGCCGACCTGCTGCCCCGCATTGATGTGTTCATCGACAGTCCGCTCTCGGTAAAAGCCACGGGCGTGATGAAGCGCCACGAAGAATGCTTCAATCCGGACATTCTGGAATACATCAAAAAAGACGGCGATGCGTTTGCCTTCCCGAATCTGCACTACGTTTCCGACGTGGACGAGTCGAAGGCCATCAACGAGCGGCCGGGGCCGTGCATCATCATTTCAGCCTCCGGCATGGCGGAAGCGGGCCGGATCAAGCACCACATCAAAAACAACATTGAAGACAGCCGCAACACGATTCTGCTGGTGGGGTACTGCTCGCCCAACTCGCTCGGCGGCCAGTTGAAGAACGGCGCGAAGGAAGTCCGGATTTTCGGAGAAACGTACGCCGTGAGGGCGGAGGTGGAGGTGATGGATTCGTTCAGCGCCCATGCCGACTATGCCGAGATGCTGCGCTACCTGTCCTGCCAGGATCCGGCCGAGGTGAAGCATGTTTTTCTGGTTCATGGCGAAATCGACCGGCAGCTTATTTTTCAGCACCATCTCGAAAAAGCCGGTTTCCGCCACGTCAGTATTCCGACGCCGTACGAAACGGTGCAGCTGTAA